In a genomic window of Octadecabacter temperatus:
- a CDS encoding succinate dehydrogenase assembly factor 2, with the protein MSEPLDVMRKRLHMRSIRRGIKEMDLILMDFSKTHLAGLSADELGLYDKLLSENDHDLYQWVSNQSVEPEPYRGLMDLIREGAVGVTKPSAV; encoded by the coding sequence ATGAGCGAACCCTTAGATGTAATGCGCAAACGTCTGCATATGCGGTCAATCCGGCGCGGGATCAAAGAGATGGATTTGATCTTGATGGATTTTTCTAAGACGCACCTGGCAGGCTTGAGTGCTGATGAGCTTGGGTTGTATGACAAGCTTTTGTCTGAGAATGATCATGATCTATATCAATGGGTTAGCAATCAATCTGTTGAACCCGAACCCTATCGCGGCCTTATGGATTTGATCCGCGAAGGCGCGGTTGGGGTCACAAAACCGTCTGCAGTTTGA
- a CDS encoding VOC family protein — translation MPLTYLHTMVRVKDLDASIAFYNLLGLKERRRIDSEGGRFTLVYLCPPEQTDGTADLELTYNWDGDDELPSDSRHFGHLAYECDDIYALCQHLMDNGVTINRPPHDGRMAFIRSPDNISVELLQAGDAQTPAEPWTSMGNTGHW, via the coding sequence ATGCCCCTTACATATTTGCACACAATGGTCCGTGTGAAGGATCTCGACGCCTCGATCGCGTTTTATAACCTTCTGGGTTTGAAAGAACGCAGACGGATCGACAGCGAAGGTGGTCGCTTTACGCTCGTCTATTTGTGCCCACCAGAACAGACCGACGGAACCGCAGACCTTGAGCTGACCTACAACTGGGACGGCGACGATGAATTACCGTCCGACAGCCGGCACTTTGGCCACCTCGCCTATGAGTGCGACGATATTTACGCGTTGTGTCAGCACCTGATGGACAATGGTGTTACGATTAATCGCCCACCACACGACGGCCGGATGGCGTTTATCCGTAGCCCTGACAATATCTCGGTTGAGTTGTTGCAAGCTGGCGATGCACAAACGCCAGCTGAACCCTGGACCAGCATGGGGAACACTGGTCACTGGTAA
- a CDS encoding MarR family winged helix-turn-helix transcriptional regulator produces MSLHSLPTADGAPPSGTDTEFMTIYLDALTLVERLHRLLLDVIKDEFERVGVLEINAVQALLLFNVGDNEVTAGELKSRGYYQGSNVSYNLKKLVEMEYMHHQRCEIDRRSVRVRLTEKGRSVRDVVARLFVGHASGLQEKGVLDMNSLDEIASSLRRVERYWTDQIRYIY; encoded by the coding sequence ATGAGCCTGCATTCGCTGCCAACCGCCGATGGTGCCCCGCCTTCGGGAACAGATACTGAATTCATGACGATCTATTTAGACGCGTTGACCTTGGTTGAGCGACTTCACCGGCTGTTGCTTGATGTGATCAAAGATGAATTTGAACGCGTTGGCGTGCTTGAAATCAACGCCGTTCAAGCGCTGCTGCTGTTCAACGTTGGTGACAATGAAGTCACCGCCGGTGAACTCAAGTCGCGCGGATATTATCAAGGCAGCAATGTCAGCTACAACCTCAAGAAACTGGTTGAGATGGAATACATGCATCACCAACGCTGCGAGATTGATCGACGTTCTGTGCGCGTGCGTTTGACGGAAAAAGGGCGCTCAGTACGCGATGTCGTGGCGCGCCTTTTCGTTGGCCATGCGTCTGGTCTGCAAGAAAAGGGTGTACTGGATATGAACAGCCTAGATGAAATCGCCAGTTCGTTGCGCCGCGTTGAACGCTATTGGACAGACCAAATTCGCTACATCTACTAG
- a CDS encoding helix-turn-helix domain-containing protein, producing the protein MMDEHSETIDWYSEETATFGDRLAAAREEARLTQKELAQRVGIKTSTLRNWEEDLSEPRANRLSILSGILGVSLRWLLTAEGEGLAAPEEDAPVTADVADVLNEVRAVRAQLTASNDRLAKLEKRLRRMGQA; encoded by the coding sequence ATGATGGACGAGCATTCCGAAACAATCGACTGGTACAGCGAAGAGACCGCTACTTTCGGGGATCGTCTGGCAGCGGCGCGGGAAGAAGCACGCTTAACCCAGAAAGAATTGGCGCAACGGGTCGGCATCAAGACAAGCACGTTGCGCAATTGGGAAGAAGACCTGAGTGAGCCGCGCGCCAACCGTTTGAGCATCTTGTCCGGCATTCTTGGGGTGTCCCTGCGATGGCTTTTGACGGCCGAAGGCGAGGGGTTAGCAGCACCCGAAGAAGATGCGCCCGTGACTGCAGATGTTGCGGATGTTTTGAACGAGGTGCGCGCGGTGCGGGCGCAATTGACCGCGTCTAACGACAGGCTTGCTAAGCTTGAAAAACGACTTCGTAGGATGGGCCAAGCATGA
- a CDS encoding tetratricopeptide repeat protein, which translates to MANLRGFFLGATQACFLALTALGANIPTEAQAQQGEQRLSREDARILASRLASEGRPSAAREIALGLLQADPGDISALLILSQAEKQLGNLDAAKTAIRTAWRVGETKRERFAAALTMADLHAAQEAYTRSQIWIRRAIQTAPDQQTEQVAITAFRRVRQENPLAVELSFGLNPSTNVNSGNSNQAISFAYLPGYLSEILWLVPADERPLSGLEISLQTDLRYRIAETATSQTSLEFGLYGRTYLMSDAARASAPEVTGASLSFAQVSLGILHQWHPSGADAPYSASLTYSHDWAGGSPYQYQLNGTLGTQFTLGNDDTLALSASIRYAHRFASDAEVFTYSLLGRWSRDLANDDKVGIIGQMAKATADATDLAYEEATLGVSYDFGALSVNSVSLGLDLSTSYTEKYRVYETSAYDPTGREDRISSLRFDVGLNNVDFYGFQPVVTLQARRTASSVERFDTDGVQIGVNLRSSF; encoded by the coding sequence ATGGCGAACCTGCGTGGATTTTTTCTAGGAGCTACGCAGGCGTGCTTTCTGGCACTGACTGCTCTTGGTGCAAACATTCCGACTGAGGCCCAAGCACAGCAAGGCGAGCAACGCCTTAGCCGTGAAGACGCACGCATTCTTGCGAGCCGCTTGGCCTCTGAAGGTCGACCATCTGCAGCCCGCGAGATTGCGTTGGGGCTCCTACAGGCGGACCCAGGAGATATTAGCGCGTTGCTCATCCTGTCGCAGGCTGAGAAGCAACTTGGCAATCTAGATGCTGCAAAAACGGCAATCCGAACAGCTTGGCGCGTTGGCGAAACCAAACGCGAAAGGTTTGCGGCGGCATTAACAATGGCTGATCTTCACGCAGCGCAAGAAGCTTACACGCGCTCGCAGATCTGGATACGCCGCGCCATTCAAACTGCACCAGATCAGCAAACCGAACAGGTCGCGATAACTGCGTTTAGGCGTGTTCGGCAGGAAAACCCGCTTGCTGTTGAACTTAGCTTTGGCCTCAACCCGTCCACCAACGTGAACTCTGGCAATTCAAACCAAGCGATTAGCTTTGCTTATCTTCCAGGCTACCTTAGCGAGATCCTTTGGCTTGTTCCGGCAGATGAACGTCCACTTTCTGGCCTCGAAATCTCGCTACAAACTGACTTGCGCTACCGCATCGCTGAAACTGCAACTAGCCAAACTTCTTTAGAATTTGGCCTATACGGCCGCACCTATTTAATGTCTGACGCCGCGCGTGCGTCCGCACCTGAGGTGACCGGTGCAAGCCTCTCGTTCGCCCAAGTGTCGTTAGGCATTTTGCATCAATGGCACCCAAGCGGAGCCGACGCCCCCTACTCTGCTAGCCTAACCTATAGCCATGACTGGGCTGGCGGCTCGCCTTACCAATACCAATTGAATGGAACGCTCGGCACTCAATTCACGCTTGGAAATGACGACACGCTCGCTCTGTCGGCAAGCATTCGTTACGCCCATCGCTTTGCGAGCGACGCCGAAGTTTTCACCTACTCGCTTCTTGGGCGTTGGTCGCGCGACCTCGCGAATGACGATAAAGTTGGGATCATCGGGCAGATGGCGAAAGCAACGGCGGATGCCACGGACCTCGCATACGAAGAAGCGACACTGGGGGTCAGCTACGACTTCGGCGCGCTTTCGGTAAATAGCGTTTCTTTGGGTCTCGACCTGTCGACCAGCTACACAGAAAAGTACCGGGTTTATGAAACATCAGCCTATGACCCTACCGGACGCGAAGACCGGATCTCGTCTTTGCGGTTTGATGTTGGGCTGAACAACGTTGATTTCTATGGATTTCAACCGGTTGTGACCTTACAGGCGCGTCGGACCGCGTCATCTGTTGAGCGGTTTGATACAGATGGTGTGCAAATAGGTGTAAACCTTCGCTCCAGTTTCTAA